Genomic segment of Nostoc sp. TCL240-02:
AAACTGACAATAATCCATTGAGGTAAGCACAGCGATGGGCTAGGACTTGAGGCACATTTTCTCGTTTCCATTGTGCCCCGGAAATTTTTGTTCGACGGTCAACCTGTTTAACGGCAGATTCAACTGAACCTGAACCAATTGAACAAATTTCTTCAGCTTGATAATATTCGTAGTTGATAATGCGATTGCGATGCTTATCAAGATAACGGCAAAAGTTTTGTACTTGTTTGCCTTTACAATCTGTAAATAAGGCAATAGTAGCCTCAACTTGGCCTTTCCATAGTAGATTTTGTGCTTGTTTCAAGCGTTTTTGTGAACCCCCAACTTTGTGGAGGTTTTCTATTAAATGGAACCAATCAAGTATTTCTCGACGTTGTGCATCAGGTGCTAATTGGTCAATTATATTCCAAATGCCGTCATGTCCATCACCAATACAAGTGAGTGGGCTAGCCAGTGGTTGGTCATTAACCCAATCAATCACAATCTGATTATTCTGAAATGAAGTTCCCAAGATTCCGAGATGATGTAAGCTAATTGCTTTATAGCCAAGCCATGCACATATTTGACCTTTAGGAGTTCGGACACGGATGTTTCCACCATCGACGCTTAATTCTTCAATTGTCTGTTCTGGTGTTGGCAACTCAAAATTCTGGCGATGCACTAATCTCTGTTGACTGCTGTGAGAAACCTCTATGCCCGTAAAATACTTGATGTCTGATGCCGCATCTTCATAGCTGACATTCGCACTTACCCTCAAACAACAAGTTTCTAGATATGGACTCAGTTGAGTACTTGGTGCGACTTCTAATTCAATGGCTTGTTTGCTCGTTATTGCTAACTCTCCAAGAATGCTTTTGAGCCGTCGTTGGTATCCTGCGGTTGTCCCTGTAATCGTTTCGATAAAAAAACCCCTACTTCTGGCATAACATGCTTCTGCATTTGACTCCGCACTGCTTCTTCAATTGCTGCAAGATTTGTGAGCTTTTCTTTTGACGTATCTTCATACAATATTTTAGCAATCGCCTGAATATGTTTTTGAAGAGCTTGCTTTTGTTCTGGGGTCATCGGTAAGTAAATACACTCGTCTTACCTATCCTGACTGATTTTCGTCTTCTTTGCAAAAAACTGGGATGCTCCCGTTTAGAAGCATTGCGTTAAGGTTGGGATTATGAACCACTGCAACAGATCATGCAAGGAGATGATACCGCAGAACTTTGGGAAAATGAACGACCAAGCTTTGCTGATGATTTAGCATTGATTCGCTTGCAAACTCTTGAACGTCAAAATCGTTACACAGAGTATTTAAATCTAGCTTTAGCAGAAGAAATGACTCTGCAATACCTGAGGCAATTAGCAGCTTTGGGAAGAGTCGAAGAAGCCATGTCTGCGGCTAAAATCCTGATGGAAAGAGCAGAAGAGGGTTTTGCCCTAGCAAAAATATTGCGGGAAGATGGTTATTTGGTTGAAGCGTTAGAAATATGCCAAGCTGGTATCAATTTAACAGGTAACTGTTTATATGAATTTGCTACTTGGACAAGTGATTTAGCCCGAGGATTAGAAGATAATGCCACTGCTTTAACTGCTAGCATCATTGCTTTTAAAATCAGACCATCGTTTCGAGACTATGGTAAAATTCAAGACTATGCAGGAGAAACTTGGTTGAGGCTCAAACAAGATTTGCTGCAAACACTACGAGATCAGCCAGATTGGGGAATAAAAGAAGCTCAAGTTGATATTTTCCTCTATGAAGGATTAATTGATGATGCAATTAAAACAGTAGAAAGAGATAGTTACTATGCTTCAGAACTGGTTCATCGAGTCATGGATGCAGCAATTTCCCATCGTCCAAATTGGGTAATTGATAACGCTCGCAGACGGGCAGAACCAATTATGGAACAAGGAAAAGCTGACCGTTATGACGCTGCGGTTAATTGGCTCAAAAAAGTCAAAGCTGCTTATATTCAACTAGGACAAAAAGCTGAATGGTCTGCTTATCGCTCACAACTAGAAGCAGCTCATGGACGTAAACGTAAATTAATGGAATTATTTAAAGAACTGAATAAATAGTATGATTAATTTGGCAAATGATACCACAAAATTGCAAACACAACTCGCTGATAAATACTTCAATTTACATCCTTCCATACAAAAAATTATTCAATTATTTTCGGTAATTTATGCACCAATAGACAAAAATTCATTCGTAAGTTGTATTAGTAAAACTGGCGCTTTAGACGAAAAAAATAAACCTTGGGGTACTAAAACTCTTAGTCCCCAAATTGATAAATTATTAAAAGCAGGTTTTTTAATACAGGAAAGCAGGCAAGGTGCTGAATGTCATCCGTTACTCACAGAAATAGCTACTCGTCATGCTGTACAAACCGGACAGTTTGAAATCCTCGTCACAGCAGTAGAGGAAAAGCTACCAATACGTACTCACTGGAACAGAGATTCTCGGATATTCTACAGTTTACGCCAGTGTATCAGAGAAATCCGCATTGGTATTTATCGCCAAGACCTTAGTTTTATTAATCAGCAAATTGAAGATTACCAGAAGTACAGTGATAGCGAAGAAAAAATAGTAATAGAAAATATCTTTGAGCAGATATACAATAATCCATTTGATGCAGATTGGTTTAACACCTTACCACAAGAATTATATGAAACTGGCATATCAAGTATTCTCTTCAATTCAGCCTTAAAATTATCTGCTTCTGAAGATGCGTTGATGCTGCTGGAAGAAGAATGCTCTACACCTAGAAAATATTGCTCAGATTATCTACATCTGATTTTGACAGAACAACTGTTGTTACAAGGTTGTACCCAAGAAGCACAAGAAAGTCTGGAGCGTATATCAAATGAATATCAAAATAACGCTGCTATTTTTTGGGGTTGGTTAAGTTTTCTGCGGGATGATAATGAACAAGCCATAAAATATTATACAGATGCCCTAAAAGCCATCAAAAAGGCTACAGGCAAACGCCAAATATATTTCAATACAATTGGGGGCTTATTTTTTATCCTTGCACTTTTAAAAGATGGTTCAGCACAACACCTTAAAGAAGCAGAAGAGTATACCAATTTGATGTCCCGTCAATCAGATCATTGGCTCAGGTTCACTTATGGCAGACTAAAAATGGTACTGCAAGTCCACCAAGGTGATATTACCCAAAAACAATTTGTAGTCGGCGGTCATATTTCTTCCGTGGAAGAAGAAAATAGCTTACAAACATTATTTTGTTCGCTATGCCTTTACTGGATGGATGCTGAGAGTGCTAAAAAACGCTTACCTAATTTACTAGAACCATTGTATCGGCGATCGCTTGCCTCCGGTTATCACT
This window contains:
- a CDS encoding SWIM zinc finger domain-containing protein — translated: MQGDDTAELWENERPSFADDLALIRLQTLERQNRYTEYLNLALAEEMTLQYLRQLAALGRVEEAMSAAKILMERAEEGFALAKILREDGYLVEALEICQAGINLTGNCLYEFATWTSDLARGLEDNATALTASIIAFKIRPSFRDYGKIQDYAGETWLRLKQDLLQTLRDQPDWGIKEAQVDIFLYEGLIDDAIKTVERDSYYASELVHRVMDAAISHRPNWVIDNARRRAEPIMEQGKADRYDAAVNWLKKVKAAYIQLGQKAEWSAYRSQLEAAHGRKRKLMELFKELNK
- a CDS encoding ISKra4 family transposase (programmed frameshift), with protein sequence MTPEQKQALQKHIQAIAKILYEDTSKEKLTNLAAIEEAVRSQMQKHVMPEVGGFFIETITGTTAGYQRRLKSILGELAITSKQAIELEVAPSTQLSPYLETCCLRVSANVSYEDAASDIKYFTGIEVSHSSQQRLVHRQNFELPTPEQTIEELSVDGGNIRVRTPKGQICAWLGYKAISLHHLGILGTSFQNNQIVIDWVNDQPLASPLTCIGDGHDGIWNIIDQLAPDAQRREILDWFHLIENLHKVGGSQKRLKQAQNLLWKGQVEATIALFTDCKGKQVQNFCRYLDKHRNRIINYEYYQAEEICSIGSGSVESAVKQVDRRTKISGAQWKRENVPQVLAHRCAYLNGLLSV